A single region of the Enterococcus mundtii genome encodes:
- the rplU gene encoding 50S ribosomal protein L21, with protein sequence MYAIIKTGGKQVKVEVGQTIYIEKLDVEAGEKVVFDEVILVGGETTKVGAPTVSGATVEGTVEKHGKQKKVVTFKYKPKKHSHRKQGHRQPYTKVVIDAINA encoded by the coding sequence ATGTACGCAATTATTAAAACAGGTGGTAAACAAGTAAAAGTTGAAGTTGGACAAACAATCTACATCGAAAAACTTGACGTTGAAGCAGGCGAAAAGGTTGTATTTGACGAAGTTATTCTAGTAGGTGGCGAAACTACGAAAGTAGGCGCTCCAACCGTTTCTGGTGCAACAGTTGAAGGTACAGTTGAAAAACACGGCAAACAAAAGAAAGTCGTTACTTTCAAATACAAACCTAAAAAACACTCACACCGTAAACAAGGTCACCGTCAACCATACACAAAAGTGGTTATCGACGCGATCAACGCTTAA
- a CDS encoding ribosomal-processing cysteine protease Prp produces MIKGTFKRNDAGQIVSFTLTGHADAGPYGSDIVCAGVSALAISTVNGISSLAGFEPIVDMNEEEGGYLYVEVISRLTQEQNNIAEILLENLLLGLQSIEAENPEYIQTKTINDK; encoded by the coding sequence ATGATCAAAGGGACTTTTAAACGAAATGACGCTGGTCAAATCGTTTCATTTACTTTGACTGGGCACGCTGATGCCGGTCCTTACGGAAGTGATATCGTTTGTGCAGGTGTTTCTGCTTTAGCGATCAGCACTGTCAATGGGATTTCATCATTAGCTGGTTTTGAACCGATTGTTGACATGAATGAAGAAGAAGGCGGCTATTTGTACGTCGAAGTAATTTCACGATTGACACAAGAGCAAAACAATATTGCGGAAATCTTATTGGAGAATCTCCTATTAGGTTTACAATCGATCGAAGCTGAAAACCCAGAATATATCCAAACAAAAACAATTAATGATAAATAG
- the rpmA gene encoding 50S ribosomal protein L27: MLLTMNLQLFAHKKGGGSTSNGRDSESKRLGAKRADGQTVTGGSILYRQRGTKIYPGVNVGIGGDDTLFAKVDGVVRFERKGRDKKQVSVYPVAQEA, translated from the coding sequence ATGTTGTTAACAATGAATCTACAATTATTCGCCCACAAAAAAGGTGGCGGTTCTACATCTAACGGCCGTGACTCAGAATCAAAACGTCTAGGTGCAAAACGTGCTGACGGACAAACAGTTACAGGTGGATCAATTCTTTACCGCCAACGTGGAACAAAAATTTATCCAGGTGTGAACGTAGGTATTGGTGGAGATGACACTTTATTTGCTAAAGTTGACGGTGTTGTTCGTTTTGAACGTAAAGGCCGCGACAAAAAACAAGTGTCTGTTTATCCAGTAGCTCAAGAAGCTTAA
- a CDS encoding sigma-54-dependent transcriptional regulator, whose product MAKRIDRIYTYVKEKTAHLSIDENDQGVTTQEIAEVLGIQRTNSSKDLNKLVREGKLKKMDGRPVRYVYQERPTIEKPLSKYVPSYKEELTHVKKTSLQVDTKDIFAKIIGANGSMKNSVEQAKAAILYPPRGLNCLITGPTGSGKTYFAHAMFHFAKTNHVVEEDTELIVFNCADYANNPELLMSHLFGYVKGAFTGAEEEKMGIIDQADGGMLFLDEIHRLPPEGQEMIFYFMDHGTYSRLGETTKSHEANVRIVGATTEDPGSALLETFVRRIPINIKLPAFDRRPANEKIDLVKIMIAHEANRTQRKISLTEDVVKALIGSVTYGNIGQLKSNIQLVCARGFLNHMNKPEISITIDDLTEGIRSGLIQLASNRKEMAELSKILDPKITVFPNDDVMQLQADSYELPYNLYDIIGDKAALLKSDGLDQEAINHFISTDINIHLKSFYKDHGFSFNADNKLAEFVDPKIIEVTNQIYLMVKQSLPYEFQQNFIYAMSLHISSFLKRIHLGEERHTNDNIREMAIDFPEEYALAKEVRKHIEMYFQVEIPESEDYYLTVLLVSLRANQASGRIGVVVAAHGNSTASSMVQVVQQLLDADNVRAVDMPLDMDPKTALSRIERSVQEVDEGSGTILLVDMGSLASFNAQIQQDTGIPVRTVDMVTTSLVLETVRKVSVLGTDLDLLYESLKNFRGYAEVSSGNVAEADDKQRKAVVAICASGEGTAQRIKSLIERAVSKRQEAQLEVIALSIVDLKTKLPKIQKNYQIIATTGITDPHIDAPFIPLERFIDQNIEVILDQLLLESELDETEDVLLNEETAKSTCVSFIADNFTFINGEKLIDPLWKFADGLMDSASIDVKEYGFMINLVLHAAGMIERVILNEPLSLENQDNRSIKNDPLYVKIVEPLNDLEEKIKVKFPLEEVYYLLKMITNHLEKKEYTNEDIHKNDTLK is encoded by the coding sequence TTGGCAAAACGAATTGACCGAATTTATACGTATGTCAAAGAAAAGACCGCTCATTTATCTATAGATGAAAACGATCAAGGTGTAACGACCCAAGAGATCGCGGAAGTTTTGGGTATTCAACGTACCAATAGTAGTAAAGATCTCAACAAATTAGTACGTGAAGGAAAACTAAAGAAAATGGATGGTCGTCCAGTTCGGTATGTCTATCAAGAAAGACCGACCATTGAGAAACCATTATCCAAATATGTACCTAGTTATAAAGAAGAATTGACTCACGTGAAAAAAACGAGTCTTCAAGTAGATACGAAAGATATTTTTGCCAAAATCATTGGCGCCAATGGTAGTATGAAAAATTCAGTGGAACAAGCAAAAGCTGCCATTTTGTATCCTCCCAGAGGGTTGAACTGTTTGATCACTGGTCCGACTGGTTCTGGAAAGACTTATTTTGCTCATGCGATGTTTCATTTTGCTAAAACCAACCATGTGGTGGAAGAAGACACAGAGTTGATCGTCTTTAACTGTGCGGACTATGCTAACAACCCTGAATTACTGATGAGTCATCTTTTCGGGTATGTCAAAGGTGCGTTTACAGGTGCGGAAGAAGAAAAAATGGGAATCATAGATCAAGCGGATGGCGGGATGCTTTTTTTGGATGAAATTCATCGACTCCCACCCGAAGGACAAGAAATGATTTTTTACTTTATGGACCATGGTACCTATAGTCGATTGGGCGAAACAACGAAATCTCATGAAGCGAATGTTCGAATCGTCGGTGCAACGACTGAAGATCCAGGTTCGGCATTACTTGAGACATTTGTACGCCGTATCCCGATCAATATCAAGTTGCCTGCTTTTGACCGACGTCCAGCGAATGAAAAAATCGATTTAGTCAAAATCATGATCGCTCACGAAGCGAATCGTACGCAAAGAAAAATTTCTTTAACAGAAGATGTTGTGAAAGCGCTAATAGGCAGTGTTACTTATGGAAACATTGGACAGTTGAAGTCGAATATCCAATTGGTATGTGCGCGAGGATTTCTAAACCACATGAACAAACCTGAAATATCGATCACGATCGATGATTTAACTGAAGGGATTCGAAGTGGTTTGATCCAACTAGCAAGTAATCGAAAAGAAATGGCAGAGTTATCCAAGATACTTGATCCTAAAATCACCGTTTTTCCAAACGATGATGTGATGCAGTTACAGGCAGACTCCTATGAGTTGCCTTATAATCTTTATGACATTATTGGTGATAAAGCTGCTTTGCTCAAGTCAGATGGCTTGGACCAAGAAGCAATCAATCACTTTATCTCAACAGATATCAATATCCATTTAAAGTCATTCTATAAAGATCACGGTTTTTCATTTAATGCAGATAATAAGTTGGCGGAATTTGTTGACCCTAAAATTATTGAAGTAACGAATCAGATTTATCTCATGGTGAAGCAATCTTTACCATATGAGTTTCAACAAAATTTTATTTATGCGATGAGTCTGCATATCAGCTCTTTTCTAAAACGAATCCATTTAGGAGAAGAGCGGCATACAAATGATAATATCCGAGAAATGGCCATTGATTTTCCTGAGGAATACGCACTGGCGAAAGAAGTACGGAAACATATCGAAATGTATTTCCAAGTGGAGATCCCAGAAAGTGAAGATTACTATTTGACTGTATTACTTGTTTCATTACGAGCCAATCAAGCAAGTGGTCGGATCGGGGTCGTTGTGGCTGCACATGGCAATAGTACCGCAAGCAGTATGGTGCAAGTGGTTCAACAGTTGCTAGATGCGGATAACGTCCGGGCAGTGGATATGCCACTAGACATGGACCCTAAAACTGCTTTAAGTCGGATTGAGCGTAGTGTGCAAGAAGTAGATGAGGGGAGTGGAACGATTCTTCTGGTGGACATGGGTTCGCTTGCGTCCTTCAATGCTCAGATACAGCAAGATACGGGTATCCCTGTCCGAACAGTCGATATGGTCACGACTTCTTTAGTTTTAGAAACAGTACGTAAAGTGTCGGTGCTGGGAACAGATCTTGACTTGCTTTATGAATCCTTGAAGAATTTCCGAGGGTATGCTGAAGTCTCAAGTGGAAATGTTGCAGAAGCGGACGACAAACAACGAAAGGCGGTAGTGGCGATCTGTGCCTCAGGAGAGGGAACAGCACAACGAATCAAATCATTGATCGAGCGTGCAGTCAGTAAAAGACAAGAAGCTCAATTGGAAGTAATTGCTTTGTCCATCGTTGATTTGAAAACTAAGCTACCAAAGATCCAAAAAAATTATCAAATCATTGCGACGACTGGGATTACGGACCCACATATCGATGCACCATTCATTCCTTTGGAAAGATTTATTGATCAAAACATTGAGGTGATTTTAGATCAATTACTGTTAGAGTCAGAGTTAGATGAAACCGAAGATGTTTTATTAAATGAAGAAACAGCCAAAAGTACATGTGTGTCATTTATCGCAGATAATTTTACATTTATCAATGGAGAAAAGTTAATCGATCCTCTCTGGAAATTTGCAGATGGGTTAATGGATTCAGCAAGCATTGATGTAAAAGAATACGGATTTATGATCAACCTTGTTCTACATGCGGCGGGAATGATTGAGCGTGTCATCTTAAATGAACCGCTCTCTTTAGAAAATCAAGATAATCGTTCGATTAAAAACGATCCGCTCTATGTTAAAATTGTTGAGCCACTAAATGATTTAGAAGAAAAGATCAAAGTGAAGTTTCCGTTAGAAGAAGTGTATTATCTATTGAAAATGATCACTAACCATTTGGAGAAAAAAGAATACACTAATGAAGATATACACAAAAACGATACACTAAAATAG
- a CDS encoding mannose/fructose/sorbose PTS transporter subunit IIB: MDIRLARIDDRLIHGQVATVWSKLTGVERIIVISDVVAKDKLRKFLLKEAAPPGIMANVITVEKMIQIFESGLLARTKVMLLFTNPKDVEKIVRSGIRIDSLNIGGMSFSEGKTMITNFVSVDQRDIEAFHFLDGQGVELEIRKVPADRKIFLMELLAKAKKA; this comes from the coding sequence ATGGATATTCGATTAGCACGTATAGATGATCGTTTGATCCATGGGCAAGTTGCAACTGTCTGGTCTAAATTGACTGGCGTTGAACGTATCATCGTCATAAGTGACGTAGTAGCGAAAGACAAGTTAAGAAAGTTTCTTTTAAAAGAAGCTGCTCCACCAGGGATCATGGCAAATGTCATCACTGTTGAAAAGATGATCCAGATCTTTGAGAGTGGACTCTTAGCGCGAACGAAAGTGATGCTTTTATTTACTAATCCTAAAGACGTTGAGAAAATTGTCCGAAGTGGTATCCGAATTGATTCTCTAAATATCGGGGGAATGAGTTTTTCTGAAGGGAAGACCATGATCACAAATTTTGTGTCCGTCGATCAACGAGATATCGAAGCCTTTCATTTTTTGGATGGTCAAGGTGTGGAGTTGGAGATTCGGAAGGTACCCGCTGATCGGAAAATCTTTTTAATGGAATTGCTGGCCAAAGCCAAGAAAGCATAA
- a CDS encoding mannose/fructose/sorbose PTS transporter subunit IIA produces the protein MVGIILASHGQFAEGILQSGSMIFGEQENVKAVVLQPSEGPDDLRAKLEEAVASFDNQDEVLFLVDLWGGTPFNQSNTLFEEHKDKWAIVSGLNLPMLIEAYASRFSMESAHEIAAHIIETAKEGVKVKPEELEPVVETKAAAQEAAPSGTPGKFTYVLARIDSRLLHGQVATAWTKTTNPTRIIVVSDAVAKDELRKKLIQQAAPPGVKAHVVPVEQMIKLAKDDQHFGGQRALLLFENPQDVVRAVEGGVPLETVNVGSMAHSPGKVQPNKVLAFSQDDIDSFNKLKESGVKFDVRKVPNDSKGNMDEILKKAQEELKNRA, from the coding sequence ATGGTAGGGATTATCCTAGCAAGTCATGGGCAATTTGCTGAAGGAATCTTACAGTCGGGTTCAATGATCTTTGGCGAACAAGAAAATGTCAAAGCTGTTGTTTTACAACCGAGTGAAGGTCCAGATGACTTGAGAGCCAAATTAGAAGAAGCAGTCGCTTCCTTCGATAACCAAGACGAAGTCTTATTCTTAGTTGATTTATGGGGCGGAACACCGTTCAATCAATCAAACACATTATTTGAAGAACACAAAGATAAGTGGGCAATCGTAAGTGGTTTGAACTTGCCTATGCTGATCGAAGCATATGCTTCACGTTTTTCAATGGAATCAGCACATGAAATTGCTGCTCATATCATTGAAACAGCAAAAGAAGGCGTGAAAGTCAAACCGGAAGAATTAGAACCAGTAGTAGAAACAAAAGCTGCGGCACAAGAAGCTGCACCTTCAGGAACACCTGGTAAGTTCACTTATGTTTTAGCACGTATTGATTCACGTTTGTTGCATGGACAAGTAGCAACTGCTTGGACAAAAACAACAAATCCAACACGGATCATCGTTGTATCTGATGCTGTAGCAAAAGATGAGTTACGTAAAAAATTGATCCAACAAGCTGCACCTCCTGGTGTAAAAGCACACGTTGTACCAGTTGAACAAATGATCAAACTTGCAAAAGATGATCAACACTTTGGCGGACAACGCGCATTGCTATTGTTTGAAAATCCTCAAGATGTCGTGCGTGCAGTTGAAGGTGGCGTACCATTAGAAACAGTGAACGTCGGATCAATGGCACATTCTCCAGGTAAAGTACAACCGAACAAAGTACTTGCTTTCAGTCAAGACGATATTGATTCATTCAATAAATTGAAAGAATCTGGCGTGAAATTCGATGTACGTAAAGTACCGAATGACTCTAAAGGAAACATGGATGAAATTTTGAAAAAAGCGCAAGAAGAACTAAAAAATCGTGCTTAA
- a CDS encoding PTS mannose/fructose/sorbose transporter subunit IIC: MDLNIIQVILVIIVAFLAGMEGILDEFQFHQPVVACTLIGLVTGNLVPCLILGGTLQMIALGWANIGAAVAPDAALASVASAIILVLGGQGSAGVSSAIAIAVPLAVAGLLLTIICRTIATAFVHLMDAAAKDGNFRKVELWHIVAICMQGVRIAIPAGLILAIGEGPVRSLLESMPVWLTDGLAIGGGMVVAVGYAMVINMMATKEVWPFFAIGFVLATVSEITLIGLGAIGVALALIYLALSKQGGSGNGGSSNTGDPLGDIIDNY, from the coding sequence ATGGATTTAAATATTATTCAAGTGATCTTAGTCATCATCGTTGCATTTTTAGCTGGTATGGAAGGAATTCTTGATGAATTTCAATTCCATCAACCAGTTGTTGCATGTACGTTGATCGGCTTAGTAACTGGAAATCTAGTTCCTTGTCTTATCTTAGGTGGTACATTACAAATGATCGCTTTAGGTTGGGCAAATATCGGTGCCGCTGTCGCTCCCGATGCTGCATTAGCATCTGTTGCATCTGCAATTATTTTAGTTTTAGGTGGTCAAGGTTCAGCCGGCGTTTCTTCAGCAATCGCGATTGCTGTGCCACTTGCTGTTGCTGGTTTATTATTAACAATCATTTGTCGTACGATTGCGACAGCGTTTGTTCATTTGATGGATGCTGCTGCAAAAGATGGTAACTTTAGAAAAGTTGAATTATGGCATATTGTTGCAATTTGTATGCAAGGTGTTCGTATTGCGATCCCTGCTGGTTTGATCTTAGCTATTGGTGAAGGTCCAGTAAGAAGCTTGCTTGAATCTATGCCTGTTTGGTTGACAGACGGTTTAGCTATCGGTGGTGGAATGGTCGTTGCCGTAGGTTACGCAATGGTTATCAACATGATGGCTACAAAAGAAGTATGGCCATTCTTTGCAATCGGTTTTGTATTGGCAACTGTATCAGAAATCACTCTTATCGGTCTAGGCGCAATCGGTGTTGCTTTAGCTCTTATTTACTTGGCACTTTCTAAACAAGGTGGTTCAGGTAACGGCGGAAGCTCAAACACTGGTGACCCACTAGGCGATATCATCGATAACTATTAA
- a CDS encoding PTS system mannose/fructose/sorbose family transporter subunit IID — MAEERIQLSKKDRISVWLRSTFLQGSWNYERMQNGGWAFSMIPAIKKLYKTKEDRAAALTRHLEFFNTHPYVASPILGVTLALEEERANGAPVDDVAIQGVKVGMMGPLAGIGDPVFWFTVRPILGALAASLAMAGNILGPIIYFVAWNIIRMAFMWYTQEFGYKAGSKITEDLSGGLLQDITKGASILGMFILGSLVNRWVSIGFAPVVSSVKLDEGAYIDWSSLPAGAEGIKSALEQQAAGLSLSDYKVTTLQDNLDSLIPGLAALLLTLFCMWLLKKKVSPIVIILGLFVVGIVFHLIGLM; from the coding sequence ATGGCAGAAGAAAGAATTCAATTATCTAAAAAAGATCGTATTTCTGTTTGGTTGCGTTCGACTTTCCTTCAAGGATCATGGAACTACGAACGTATGCAAAATGGTGGTTGGGCATTCTCAATGATCCCAGCGATCAAAAAATTATATAAAACAAAAGAAGACCGTGCGGCTGCGTTGACTCGTCATTTAGAGTTCTTCAACACTCACCCATATGTTGCTTCACCAATTCTAGGGGTGACTCTTGCACTGGAAGAAGAACGTGCAAATGGCGCACCTGTTGATGATGTTGCGATTCAAGGGGTTAAGGTTGGTATGATGGGACCTTTAGCTGGTATCGGTGATCCAGTCTTCTGGTTTACAGTAAGACCAATCCTTGGAGCTCTAGCTGCTTCTCTAGCGATGGCTGGAAATATCTTAGGCCCAATCATTTATTTCGTAGCTTGGAATATCATCCGTATGGCATTTATGTGGTATACACAAGAATTCGGCTATAAAGCGGGTTCTAAAATCACAGAAGATTTATCTGGTGGTTTGTTGCAAGACATCACTAAAGGTGCTTCGATCTTAGGTATGTTCATCTTAGGTTCATTAGTTAACCGTTGGGTATCAATCGGCTTTGCGCCAGTAGTATCAAGCGTTAAACTTGACGAAGGTGCTTACATTGATTGGAGTAGTTTACCTGCAGGTGCAGAAGGTATCAAGAGTGCGTTGGAACAACAAGCAGCTGGACTTTCTCTATCTGACTACAAAGTAACAACATTACAAGACAACTTAGACAGCTTGATCCCTGGATTAGCTGCGTTGTTACTAACATTGTTCTGTATGTGGTTATTGAAGAAAAAAGTTTCACCAATCGTTATCATTCTTGGATTATTCGTAGTGGGTATTGTTTTCCACTTGATCGGATTAATGTAA